The Scyliorhinus torazame isolate Kashiwa2021f chromosome 7, sScyTor2.1, whole genome shotgun sequence genome has a window encoding:
- the LOC140427333 gene encoding putative C->U-editing enzyme APOBEC-4, which yields MTAVYEEYIAPQGTLVKPYYWLYFTESCPKCPYHIKTGEEARVSYIEFYESFGFPYAQPQSGRHLVFYELKLSSGTLVQKGQVTNCTLLHLHPESIFFDIDGYLDTLLYSYENIAYITIYSNYTPCNERTHYCMNKMYDFLVNYPSTRLDIYFSALYHTDDHFSESGWNREALHSLASLWPRVTLNPISSGTWLTILHRFVSGVPRSTLYNPVLPERAFADLSNAHQIAAITGVNPAYIDVTPQAKQHQKRLLKPTDVDLYPISQAALPVMNRIALIVPPQLYQPYMNLPNNLTLPLHIHPLPQQNIKLKNVVRHLNMPNISMWKPSATPSPRNIQLTETVKIIEAPVKKRTNHSMQQRKTRKREKSTRRN from the coding sequence ATGACAGCTGTTTATGAAGAATACATTGCTCCTCAGGGCACACTGGTGAAGCCTTACTACTGGCTGTATTTCACTGAAAGCTGTCCAAAATGTCCGTATCACATCAAAACGGGGGAAGAAGCACGTGTTTCCTACATTGAATTTTATGAAAGCTTTGGGTTTCCCTATGCTCAACCACAGTCTGGCAGGCATCTGGTCTTCTATGAGCTGAAGTTATCATCTGGTACCCTAGTGCAAAAAGGACAAGTAACTAACTGTACTTTGCTTCACCTTCATCCAGAATCTATCTTCTTTGATATAGATGGCTATCTGGATACACTCTTGTATTCCTATGAAAATATTGCTTATATTACCATCTACTCCAATTACACCCCGTGCAATGAAAGAACCCATTACTGCATGAACAAAATGTATGATTTCTTGGTAAATTATCCCAGCACAAGGTTGGATATTTATTTCTCTGCGCTCTATCATACCGATGATCATTTTTCTGAATCTGGCTGGAATAGAGAAGCTCTCCACAGCTTGGCTTCACTTTGGCCGAGGGTTACCCTCAATCCCATCAGCAGTGGGACATGGCTGACAATCCTTCATAGGTTTGTGAGCGGTGTGCCTCGGTCAACACTTTACAATCCAGTTCTGCCCGAGAGGGCTTTTGCAGACCTGAGCAATGCCCATCAGATAGCTGCCATCACTGGAGTTAACCCTGCTTACATAGATGTCACACCCCAAGCAAAACAACATCAAAAGCGACTTCTTAAGCCAACGGATGTGGACTTGTATCCTAtttcacaggcagcactgccagttatGAATAGAATAGCGTTAATAGTTCCTCCCCAACTATACCAACCCTACATGAATCTTCCAAACAACTTGACATTGCCTTTGCACATACACCCACTTCCTCAACAGAACATTAAACTAAAGAATGTGGTGAGACATCTGAACATGCCCAACATATCGATGTGGAAACCATCAGCAACCCCATCACCACGCAACATTCAATTAACTGAAACAGTGAAAATTATTGAAGCTCCAGTGAAGAAAAGAACAAACCATTCAATGCAACAGAGGAAGACAAGGAAAAGGGAGAAATCCACAAGAAGGAATTAG